GCACCCCAGTTAATATTCTTCCTGGTTTGATTTTCATAAGCTAAAGCGTATCCTGCACACGTCAATTGATATTTCATTTCAAACTTTTCACCAGTTTTAATGTCACCCACTATTGCAAATTCTGGTATCATAAAATCAGGTGTGGTTTGCTCGCTAATACCAATCTCTAGGGTATTTGGTTTGAGAGCCTCCTCAATTTTGACATCCGAAACATCTATATACCGAGATTGATTTAATATTGAATGTATCAACCTTGCTGCCAATTCGGCTCTACCCGCACTATTCAGTATCTTTAACAGCCATTTTGTATCGCCCTCCTTAGAACGATAAGAAGTAAGTTCAAGCTTGAGCAGTTCTTCAATAGCGGATTTTTCAGCATTAAAATATTCCTCGCTAAATTTTTTGCCGTCAGTATTTACCCCCTCATACTTTTTTTTATTAAAATCCACT
Above is a genomic segment from Bacteroidota bacterium containing:
- the cas4 gene encoding CRISPR-associated protein Cas4, whose amino-acid sequence is MLEVITKWNLSRPDESITDFIDGITHRGYSGEFSFLTGEFSNILKEKKVKSLSVGNIADRICPTRRDLYFKKGSNAVKAKDTTNWGRRTGTFAEGFFYKLNDYAVDFNKKKYEGVNTDGKKFSEEYFNAEKSAIEELLKLELTSYRSKEGDTKWLLKILNSAGRAELAARLIHSILNQSRYIDVSDVKIEEALKPNTLEIGISEQTTPDFMIPEFAIVGDIKTGEKFEMKYQLTCAGYALAYENQTRKNINWGAFKALAQQGDFWFRV